A window of the Theileria parva strain Muguga chromosome 2, complete sequence, whole genome shotgun sequence genome harbors these coding sequences:
- the isy1 gene encoding Isy1-like splicing family protein, with translation MARNSEKANAMLNKWLRIKSGLEQEQVLRPRHTAEVTNLKEAEKWRSATIKEIMFNINKIQDGSLGEFVVRDLNDEINRLIGIRKHWDDRIIELGGTDYRRLSANLESSYGAELKIGGSGYKYFGAAKNLPGVRELFEQQQKEVEQSLKDVSRAELYRMIRPDYYGFNDERDEELLLQEYNKEQELLHNNLAIAAVLSVLRGFWRLESLTPRALARDSAGSLREGLVDTPVALDSASAFPCRSLALDQILVASVPLPT, from the exons ATGGCCCGGAACAGTGAGAAGGCGAATGCGATGTTGAATAAGTGGCTCCGTATAAAGAGCGGTTTGGAGCAGGAGCAGGTACTCCGGCCCCGTCACACGGCTGAGGTCACCAACTTAAAAGAGGCTGAAAAATGGCGTAGTGCCACAATAAAGGAAATAATGTTCAACATTAACAAGATCCAAGACGGTTCACTGGGCGAGTTTGTGGTCCGTGATTTGAATGACGAGATTAATCGTCTGATTGGGATCCGGAAGCACTGGGATGACAGGATCATAGAACTGGGCGGTACAGACTACCGTAGACTTTCGGCTAATTTAGAGTCGAGTTACGGAGCTGAATTGAAAATTGGTGGGAGTGGTTATAAATACTTTGGCGCAGCAAAGAATTTGCCAGGAGTGAGGGAACTGTTTGAACAGCAGCAGAAAGAAGTTGAACAGAGCTTAAAAGATGTATCAAGAGCTGAGTTATACCGTATGATAAGGCCAGACTACTACGGGTTCAATGATGAACGAGATGAAGAATTGTTACTACAAGAATATAACAAAGAACAAGAACTCTTACACAATAATTtg GCAATAGCAGCAGTTTTGAGTGTTTTGAGAGGGTTTTGGAGACTTGAATCACTGACTCCTAGAGCATTAGCAAGGGATTCAGCAGGTTCTCTAAGAGAAGGATTAGTAGATACTCCAGTGGCTTTGGATAGTGCGTCGGCTTTCCCATGTAGGTCCTTGGCCTTGGACCAAATCTTAGTAGCATCAGTACCATTACCAACTTGA
- the HCCS gene encoding Cytochrome c1 heme lyase, with the protein MFLNNLFKLSDEDTHGEGSFCPLNEDNNMPNLPNEPLNGVNLDTKREKSSIPRAGHDQNWVYPSAMQFYNALLMKNKDDGNSNYMSEAVKAHNEVNELSWNQILKYEKLHQSECKSPKLRRFVGKYNNPSPKSYLVRLFTRYEKPFDRHDWYVDRCGREVRYVLDYYDDPKSANYLQVYIDVRPALDNFQNLYDRIKFSILSILKLI; encoded by the exons ATgtttttgaataatttatttaagtTGAGTGATGAGGACACGCACGGCGAGGGCAGTTTCTGCCCCTTAAACGAGGACAATAACATGCCAAACCTGCCAAATGAGCCTTTAAACGGAGTTAACTTGGATACAAAACGCGAAAAATCATCAATTCCAAGAGCCGGTCATGATCAAA ACTGGGTGTATCCTTCTGCGATGCAGTTTTATAATGCGTTGTTGATGAAGAATAAGGACGACGGGAATAGTAATTACATGTCAGAGGCCGTTAAAGCGCACAACGAAGTCAACGAACTCTCCTGGAACCAAATACTCAAATACGAAAAATTACATCAATC TGAGTGTAAGAGTCCGAAATTGAGGCGGTTTGTTggtaaatataataatccAAGTCCTAAATCTTACCTTGTCAGATTATTCACCAG ATATGAGAAACCGTTTGATAGGCATGATTGGTACGTGGACAGGTGTGGTAGGGAGGTGAGGTATGTGCTGGACTACTACGATGACCCTAAGTCGgcaaattatttacaagttTACATCGACGTCAGACCCGCACTTGACAACTTCCAAAACCTCTACGATCGCATTAAATTCTCAATCCTCTCAATTCTCAAActtatttaa